The Trichosurus vulpecula isolate mTriVul1 chromosome 3, mTriVul1.pri, whole genome shotgun sequence genome includes a window with the following:
- the LOC118844560 gene encoding LOW QUALITY PROTEIN: nicotinamide phosphoribosyltransferase-like (The sequence of the model RefSeq protein was modified relative to this genomic sequence to represent the inferred CDS: inserted 2 bases in 1 codon), whose translation MNCVAKAKFNILPTTDSYKAIHYKQYPPNTSKVYSYFECCEKKSENSKLRKMKYEETVFYRLQYILNKYLKGKVVTKEKLQEAKEVYREHFQDVFNEKGWSYILEKYDGHLPTEVKAVPESSVICRENVLFTVENTDPECYWLTNWIETILVQSWYPITVATNSREQKKILAKYLMETSGNLDFLEYKLLDFGYRGVLSQEMAGIGASAHFVNFEGTDTVAGIALIKKYYGTKDPVPGYSVPAAEHSTITAWGKDHEKDAFKHIVTQFSSVPMSVVSDSYDIYSACEKIWLANLQHLITSRSAEAPLIIRPDSGNPLDXKVLDILGKKFSVIENSKGYKLLPPYLRVIQGDGVDINTLEEIVEGMKKTKWSTENIYFGSGGTLLQKLTRDLLNCSFKCSYVVTNGLGINVFKDPVADPNKKSKKGQLSLHRTPTGNFLTLKKGKGDLEEYGHDLLHTVFKNGKMTKSYSFDEVRKNAQLSSELETVPH comes from the exons ATGAATTGTGTGGCCAAAGCCAAGTTCAACATCCTTCCCACCACCGATTCCTACAAGGCTATTCACTATAAACAATATCCACCCAACACAAGCAAAGTTTATTCCTACTTTGAATGCTGTGAAAAGAAGTCTGAAAACTCCAAATTAAGGAAGatgaaatatgaggaaactgtATTTTACAGGTTACAGTacattcttaataaatacttaaaaggCAAAGTAGTAACCAAAGAAAAACTCCAGGAAGCCAAAGAGGTCTACAGAGAGCATTTTCAAGATGTCTTTAATGAAAAGGGATGGAGTTATATTCTTGAGAAATATGATGGCCATCTTCCAACAGAAGTAAAGGCAGTTCCTGAGAGTTCTGTCATTTGCAGAGAAAATGTTCTCTTCACAGTGGAAAACACAGATCCAGAATGCTATTGGCTTACCAATTGGATTGAGACTATCCTTGTTCAGTCCTGGTATCCAATCACAGTAGCTACAAATTCCAGAGAGCAGAAGAAAATTTTGGCAAAGTATTTGATGGAAACATCTGGTAACCTTGATTTCTTGGAGTACAAATTACTTGATTTTGGCTACAGAGGAGTTTTGTCACAAGAGATGGCTGGCATAGGAGCATCTGCTCATTTCGTTAACTTCGAGGGTACTGATACAGTAGCAGGGAttgctttaattaaaaaatattatggaACAAAAGACCCTGTGCCTGGATATTCTGTTCCAGCTGCAGAACATAGTACCATTACAGCCTGGGGCAAAGATCATGAAAAAGATGCTTTCAAACATATAGTAACACAGTTTTCATCAGTGCCTATGTCTGTGGTCAGTGATAGCTATGATATTTATAGTGCGTGTGAGAAAATCTGGCTTGCAAATTTACAACACTTAATTACATCAAGGAGTGCAGAAGCACCACTAATAATTAGGCCGGATTCTGGAAATCCTCTTGA AAAGGTTTTGGACATTCTAGGTAAGAAGTTTTCAGTTATTGAAAATTCAAAAGGCTATAAATTATTGCCACCCTATCTCAGAGTTATTCAGGGAGATGGAGTTGATATCAACACCTTAGAAGAAATTGTTGAAGgcatgaagaaaacaaaatggagtACTGAAAATATTTACTTTGGTTCTGGTGGAACTTTGTTACAGAAGTTAACAAGAGATCTTTTGAACTGCTCCTTCAAATGCAGTTATGTGGTTACCAATGGCCTTGGAATTAATGTCTTTAAGGACCCAGTTGCTGATCCAAACAAAAAGTCCAAAAAGGGCCAGCTATCTCTACATAGGACACCTACTGGAAATTTTCTTACCcttaagaaaggaaaaggagatcttGAAGAATATGGTCATGATCTTCTCCATACTGTCTTCAAGAatggaaaaatgacaaaaagctATTCATTTGACGAAGTACGGAAAAATGCCCAGTTGAGTAGTGAACTGGAAACGGTACCTCATTAA